The Desulfobotulus pelophilus DNA segment TTCCGATTCTTCCATCGACATTATGATCTACTGTTTTACCCGCACAACCTTGTGGGGTGAATGGCTGGTCGCCAAAGAGTCTCTTGCCCTTGAAATTAAAGCCATTGTGGAACAGGAGGGAGCCTCATTTGCCTTCCCGAGCCGGTCTCTTTACTTCGAAAACATGCCGGATACGGAACAGGCACAGGTCTTTATTCCACCCGCTTACCAGGAAAAAACCCTATGATGCCACTCTGTCATCAGCTTCTTCAGCTGGCCGAAAGGGCAAGACAACTCCATGGTTTTCTTTCTGCCTCAGAACAATGCATAGGAGGGAACCTTGATCTTGATTATGTGATGATCAGACCATCCGTCCCGTTGGCCGAAAAAGTTTCTGTCAATGAATCCAGACCCACGGCCCGCTTTCCCATGGCGCACACCCAGACTGTTCCGGAAGGCCCCCTTTTCATGGATGTACCCGGTGATAACGGGATCGCTCCAGAGATACTGCAGCAGATCGCCGATATGACCGGACGTATTGCTCAGGTTCTGCACAGAAATATTTCCACCTATGAACACCTTCGCATGTATAAAACCGTTTTTGAAACAACGGGGACGGGTACTATCATCATTGAACAGGACATGACCATCACCTGTGCCAATGCAAGATTCCAGGAAATGACAGGATACACCCGGGAAGAAATCCATGGAAAAAAACGATGGTCTGAGTTCATTGTTCCCGAAGACCGGGACCGCATGCAACAATACCATTACGGACGACGAAAACCGGGGAATAAGGTTCCTACGGAATATGAATGTCGAATTACAGACCGTCATGGTCGCATCATGGACATTTACATGAAAGTAGGGGTTATTCCCGAAACCCAGAGAAGCATTGCCTCCTTTCTGGATATCACCACACGGAAACAGGCAGAGAACTCCCTGCGCCAGCGGGAATCCCAGCTGAACGCCATCATCGAAAACTTTGAGGGCTTTATTTTTATCTATACCCGGGATCTGCGGGTACGGTACATGAACCGGCTCCTGACCGAACGTATAGGCATGGATGCAACGGGAGCTCTCTGTGAAGACGCCCTGCCGGGCCTGGAGAGTCTGTTTACCTTACCCGTAAGGGAAAGGGTCTTCAGCGGAGAGACCCTTCGCATGGAAATTGAATGCACCCCCACCAGCCAGTGGTTTTATGCGGTCAGCTCCCCTATTTTTGACAGCAGCGGATTCGTGGATCGCATTCAGGTCATGCTGATTGATGTCACCCTCAGCAAAATGGCAGAAGCCGCCCTGAAAGAAAGGGAAGCAACGCTTCAAAAGGAGAACAAGCTCTTACGCTCCGGCCTGAGGGACAGGTACAAGTTCGGCAACATCATAGGCAAAAGCCCGAAAATGCAAGATGTTTATGACCTTATACTAAAAGCTGCCGCCTCCAGCGCCAATGTCATCATTCTTGGAGAATCCGGTACGGGTAAAGAACTGGTGGCACAGGCCATTCATCAGCTCAGTTCAAGAAAGGACAAGGCCTTTGTGGTTGTCAATTGCGGAGCCATTCCCGAAAATCTCATGGAAAGTGAATTTTTCGGCCATGTCAGGGGCGCATTTACCGGCGCTGTGACAGATAAAAAAGGCTACATGGATATGGCGGACGGAGGCACTCTTTTTCTGGATGAAATCGGCGAACTACCCCTTTCTTTACAGGTAAAGCTTCTCCGCGCCCTGGAAGGAGGCGGCTAT contains these protein-coding regions:
- a CDS encoding sigma 54-interacting transcriptional regulator — its product is MMPLCHQLLQLAERARQLHGFLSASEQCIGGNLDLDYVMIRPSVPLAEKVSVNESRPTARFPMAHTQTVPEGPLFMDVPGDNGIAPEILQQIADMTGRIAQVLHRNISTYEHLRMYKTVFETTGTGTIIIEQDMTITCANARFQEMTGYTREEIHGKKRWSEFIVPEDRDRMQQYHYGRRKPGNKVPTEYECRITDRHGRIMDIYMKVGVIPETQRSIASFLDITTRKQAENSLRQRESQLNAIIENFEGFIFIYTRDLRVRYMNRLLTERIGMDATGALCEDALPGLESLFTLPVRERVFSGETLRMEIECTPTSQWFYAVSSPIFDSSGFVDRIQVMLIDVTLSKMAEAALKEREATLQKENKLLRSGLRDRYKFGNIIGKSPKMQDVYDLILKAAASSANVIILGESGTGKELVAQAIHQLSSRKDKAFVVVNCGAIPENLMESEFFGHVRGAFTGAVTDKKGYMDMADGGTLFLDEIGELPLSLQVKLLRALEGGGYTPVGMSTRKDSDVRILAATNRDLRDHVRKNLMREDFFYRIHIIPILLPPLRKRLEDIPLLIDHFVKEFDTQTPPPPISARLMEAFSNYSWPGNVRELQNTLHRYLTLGKIDFPGTDQTGSTSGADQDMSEKNENNQDLKEAMDNFERALLLQTLKEQHWHKGRTAEVLGIHRKTLFTKLRQHGIG